A section of the Desulfuribacillus stibiiarsenatis genome encodes:
- a CDS encoding DEAD/DEAH box helicase yields the protein MQVLQETELFPIYINRQLYDHFHEYMEQKRSDSWPLIELAHEAEKILMAKDFHQLECLKHLPQIIPYPHQIKTAQRVISEMRGRAILADEVGLGKTIEAGLIIKEYMLRGLVKKILILVPASLVLQWTRELNEKFAIQATAHRKHYSWDADIVVASLDTAKREDHLDIILSNEYDMLIIDEAHKLKNRKTKNWQNINKIKKKYCLLLTATPVQNSLDELFNLITLLKPGQLGNYTDFLQNFVEKKRKPKNKEDLKKLIDKVMIRNKRRDGGVEFVARHVHTTTVELSDEERNLYDAITDFIRNHRDLNMLSLLTLQREVCSSTDATFLTLVHMLKSVEQGTHLDTEIRKLIDICRTVKRIAKAEKLVEIIKNINDKVIVFTEYRATQEFLQMFLAHHKISSVPYRGGFKRGKKEWMKDLFFSRAQVMVATEAGGEGINLQFCNNIINYDLPWNPMRIEQRIGRVHRLGQSRDVHIYNFSTKDTIEEHILFLLQEKINMFEMVIGELDSILAKLNMPKGQKLESSLLDLVYRTENKEELNAKINELGEKILEAKKELEKESACLDILN from the coding sequence ATGCAGGTCTTACAAGAAACAGAACTTTTTCCTATTTACATTAATCGACAGCTGTATGATCACTTCCATGAATATATGGAGCAGAAACGTTCTGATTCTTGGCCACTTATAGAGCTTGCCCATGAAGCGGAAAAAATACTAATGGCAAAAGATTTTCATCAATTAGAGTGTCTAAAGCATTTACCGCAAATTATTCCATATCCTCATCAAATTAAAACGGCACAACGAGTCATTAGTGAAATGCGTGGTCGTGCAATCCTTGCTGATGAAGTTGGTCTAGGGAAAACTATCGAAGCTGGTTTAATTATAAAAGAGTATATGTTAAGAGGATTAGTAAAAAAAATCCTAATTCTTGTTCCTGCATCTCTAGTTCTACAATGGACAAGAGAATTGAATGAGAAATTTGCAATCCAAGCTACAGCCCATAGAAAGCATTATTCTTGGGATGCAGATATTGTGGTCGCTTCACTCGACACTGCAAAGCGCGAAGACCATTTAGATATTATTTTGAGTAATGAATATGACATGTTGATCATTGATGAAGCCCATAAGCTGAAAAACAGAAAAACAAAGAACTGGCAAAACATTAATAAAATTAAGAAAAAATACTGTCTATTATTAACGGCAACACCTGTACAAAATAGCCTTGATGAGCTATTCAATCTCATTACACTTTTGAAGCCCGGTCAGCTTGGTAACTATACAGACTTCCTACAAAACTTTGTAGAAAAGAAACGGAAACCAAAGAACAAGGAAGATCTGAAAAAACTCATCGATAAAGTAATGATTCGTAACAAACGGCGGGATGGAGGCGTTGAATTTGTCGCTCGCCATGTCCATACAACTACCGTTGAGTTATCTGATGAAGAACGCAATCTATACGATGCAATTACTGACTTTATTAGAAATCATCGCGATTTGAATATGTTATCATTATTAACTCTACAACGTGAAGTGTGCAGTAGTACCGATGCTACTTTCTTAACATTAGTACACATGTTAAAGTCCGTCGAGCAAGGAACACACCTCGACACTGAAATTCGCAAGCTAATTGATATCTGTAGAACTGTCAAACGGATTGCTAAAGCGGAGAAGTTAGTAGAAATCATTAAAAATATCAATGATAAAGTCATTGTCTTTACAGAATACCGTGCTACACAGGAATTCCTGCAAATGTTTCTTGCTCATCATAAGATTTCCTCAGTACCATATCGCGGAGGTTTCAAGCGTGGAAAAAAAGAATGGATGAAGGATTTATTCTTTTCTCGTGCGCAAGTCATGGTAGCTACGGAGGCCGGTGGAGAAGGCATCAATTTGCAGTTCTGTAATAACATAATTAATTATGACTTACCCTGGAATCCGATGCGTATAGAACAAAGGATAGGACGTGTCCATCGTCTTGGGCAATCACGCGACGTCCATATTTACAACTTCTCAACGAAAGACACAATTGAAGAACATATCCTATTTCTTTTACAGGAAAAAATCAATATGTTTGAAATGGTCATAGGAGAATTAGATAGCATCTTAGCAAAATTAAATATGCCGAAGGGGCAAAAACTTGAATCCAGTCTATTAGATTTAGTCTATCGTACCGAAAATAAAGAGGAGCTAAATGCAAAAATCAATGAACTCGGTGAAAAGATACTAGAGGCTAAAAAAGAATTAGAAAAGGAGAGCGCATGCCTTGACATTCTCAACTGA
- the gcvPB gene encoding aminomethyl-transferring glycine dehydrogenase subunit GcvPB: MTHPLIFEISKEGRRASTVPKMDVPFKELNQMLPENFIRIQPVDLPEVSEVELVRHYTALSRRNFGVDNGFYPLGSCTMKYNPKINEDVAGLSGFTNIHPYQDSSNVQGALQLLYELQRDLSEITGMEQFSLQPAAGAHGEWVGLMMIRAYHEARGEKRTKVIVPDTAHGTNPASATVAGYDVVTIRSNLYGAVDLNELRKHLDSDVAALMLTNPSTLGLFEENITEIADMVHACGGLLYYDGANLNAIIGQTRPGDMGFDVVHLNLHKTFATPHGGGGPGAGPVGVASKLVPYLPVPRIEKQEELYFLNYDAPQSIGKSKGFYGNFGVLVRAYAYIRTMGPEGLQAVSENAVLNANYMMNELKKHYYLPFDQVCMHEFVLSASNQKKQGVRAIDIAKRLLDYGYHPPTIYFPLIIDEAIMIEPTETESKETLDQFVQVMIKIAQDIMENPEEILEAPKTTSYKRFDETKAARTPIVKWQKENV; the protein is encoded by the coding sequence ATGACACATCCCTTGATTTTTGAAATCTCCAAGGAAGGGCGAAGAGCAAGTACTGTTCCGAAGATGGATGTACCTTTTAAGGAATTGAATCAGATGTTGCCTGAGAACTTCATAAGGATACAGCCTGTAGATTTACCAGAAGTAAGTGAAGTGGAGCTAGTGCGCCATTATACTGCACTTTCGAGAAGGAATTTTGGTGTCGATAACGGCTTTTATCCATTAGGATCTTGTACGATGAAATATAATCCGAAAATCAACGAAGATGTTGCAGGTCTTTCGGGTTTTACTAATATTCATCCCTATCAGGATTCTTCCAACGTGCAAGGTGCATTGCAGTTACTATATGAGCTACAAAGAGATTTATCAGAAATCACAGGCATGGAGCAGTTTTCACTGCAGCCTGCAGCTGGCGCACATGGCGAGTGGGTGGGTCTGATGATGATTCGAGCGTATCATGAGGCTAGAGGAGAGAAGCGCACGAAGGTAATAGTCCCAGATACAGCCCATGGCACGAATCCTGCAAGTGCCACAGTCGCAGGATATGATGTCGTAACAATCCGCTCCAATTTATATGGGGCAGTTGACTTGAATGAATTACGAAAGCATTTAGATAGTGATGTAGCAGCCCTCATGCTAACCAACCCTAGTACGTTAGGTTTATTTGAAGAAAATATTACAGAAATTGCCGATATGGTGCATGCTTGCGGTGGATTGTTATATTACGATGGTGCGAATCTCAACGCTATCATTGGGCAAACTCGTCCTGGGGACATGGGGTTTGATGTTGTGCATCTAAATCTCCATAAAACATTCGCAACTCCTCATGGTGGTGGTGGACCAGGGGCGGGCCCTGTTGGTGTGGCATCAAAGCTTGTCCCTTATCTGCCAGTACCAAGGATTGAGAAACAGGAAGAACTATACTTTCTGAATTATGATGCACCACAGTCAATCGGTAAAAGTAAAGGATTTTATGGGAATTTTGGTGTGCTAGTGCGAGCATATGCCTATATTCGAACGATGGGGCCGGAAGGCTTACAAGCAGTTTCTGAGAATGCAGTACTTAACGCCAACTATATGATGAATGAACTGAAAAAGCACTACTACCTTCCGTTTGATCAAGTATGTATGCATGAATTTGTATTATCCGCATCTAATCAAAAGAAACAAGGTGTACGTGCTATCGATATTGCCAAGCGACTATTAGATTACGGTTACCATCCTCCGACAATCTATTTTCCATTGATTATTGATGAGGCGATTATGATTGAACCAACAGAGACAGAGAGCAAGGAAACATTAGACCAGTTCGTTCAAGTTATGATTAAGATTGCACAAGATATAATGGAGAATCCAGAGGAAATATTAGAGGCTCCCAAGACCACTTCATATAAAAGATTTGATGAAACGAAGGCTGCTCGTACTCCAATCGTAAAATGGCAGAAGGAGAATGTATAA
- the gcvPA gene encoding aminomethyl-transferring glycine dehydrogenase subunit GcvPA has protein sequence MSFRYIPNTDADRKEMLSAIGVASVEDLFDTIPEPLRYQGTLQIPPAQREDELMLSMGDLARKNATTDEYAMFLGAGAYDHYIPSVVPHLVKRSEFYTAYTPYQPEISQGILQAIFEYQTMISHLTGLPVVNASMYDGQTALAEAATMAAASTGKKKILVSETIHPESRQVIQLYCKGQGIEVEQIPWKNGQTDLGALQNMLNENVAAMLIQYPNFFGGIEDLQAIREIIHAQKALFVISTNPIALGMLRSPGDFGADIVVGEGQPLGNPLSFGGPYLGFFATTNSLMRKIPGRIVGQTFDAQGKRGYVLTLQAREQHIRREKATSNICSNQALNALTATIYLSALGKTGFRELSETNMQKAHYLFDRLHTNSKIEFPFNTPFFNEFVIQLPQDIEEVNAKLLKRKIIGGYDLGKVAIELERHMLIAVTEKRTKQQMDQLVQALEEIL, from the coding sequence ATGAGCTTCCGGTACATACCCAATACAGATGCAGATAGAAAAGAAATGCTTTCAGCTATAGGAGTAGCATCGGTGGAAGATTTATTTGATACGATTCCAGAGCCTTTACGTTATCAAGGCACACTACAAATTCCACCCGCTCAAAGAGAAGACGAATTGATGTTGAGTATGGGGGATTTAGCTAGGAAGAATGCAACGACAGATGAGTATGCAATGTTTCTTGGTGCAGGTGCGTATGATCATTATATTCCTAGCGTAGTACCGCATTTAGTGAAACGATCAGAATTCTATACGGCCTATACTCCATATCAGCCAGAAATTTCCCAGGGAATATTACAAGCTATTTTTGAATATCAGACGATGATTAGTCATTTAACGGGTCTACCAGTCGTCAATGCGTCAATGTATGATGGTCAAACAGCTCTAGCAGAAGCTGCCACTATGGCTGCAGCCAGCACAGGTAAGAAAAAGATTCTAGTATCCGAGACGATTCATCCGGAATCTCGTCAGGTCATTCAACTGTATTGTAAGGGCCAAGGGATTGAGGTTGAACAAATCCCTTGGAAAAACGGGCAAACAGATCTAGGAGCCCTCCAGAATATGCTTAATGAGAATGTAGCCGCTATGCTCATTCAATATCCCAACTTTTTCGGTGGTATTGAAGATTTACAAGCGATTCGTGAAATTATACATGCACAAAAAGCTTTGTTTGTTATATCAACTAATCCAATCGCGTTAGGCATGCTACGTTCCCCAGGAGATTTTGGTGCCGACATTGTAGTGGGTGAAGGACAGCCATTAGGGAATCCATTGTCATTTGGTGGTCCATACCTAGGTTTTTTTGCGACCACGAATTCGCTGATGCGTAAGATTCCTGGCCGTATTGTAGGTCAAACTTTCGATGCGCAAGGGAAGCGAGGGTATGTTCTGACCCTGCAGGCAAGGGAGCAACATATTCGCAGAGAAAAGGCGACCTCCAATATTTGCTCGAATCAAGCCCTTAATGCTCTTACTGCGACCATCTATTTATCTGCATTAGGGAAGACAGGTTTTCGTGAATTGAGTGAGACCAATATGCAAAAAGCACATTATTTATTTGATAGACTACACACAAACTCTAAAATAGAATTTCCTTTTAACACGCCGTTTTTTAATGAATTCGTGATTCAATTGCCGCAAGACATTGAGGAAGTAAACGCGAAGCTTTTAAAAAGAAAAATCATTGGCGGATATGACTTAGGAAAGGTCGCCATAGAGTTAGAAAGACACATGTTAATTGCTGTTACGGAAAAACGTACCAAACAACAAATGGATCAATTGGTTCAGGCATTGGAGGAGATTCTATGA
- a CDS encoding ArsR/SmtB family transcription factor has product MNLRVEMLKALADETRLQILSMLYVRDCCVCELTYGLEKTQPSISQHLRKMKHAGLVTENKQGSWVIYSLRKDIPQWIHLLLQEVNKPEEIFHKIQQSDLNLPCSLQGKITNC; this is encoded by the coding sequence ATGAATTTGCGTGTAGAAATGCTAAAGGCACTTGCGGATGAAACACGTCTGCAAATTCTATCGATGCTTTACGTAAGGGATTGCTGTGTGTGTGAGTTGACTTACGGATTAGAAAAGACACAACCATCTATATCGCAGCATTTGCGTAAAATGAAACATGCAGGGTTGGTTACGGAAAATAAACAGGGATCTTGGGTAATTTACTCTTTACGAAAAGACATTCCCCAGTGGATTCATTTGCTATTACAAGAAGTGAATAAACCAGAGGAAATATTTCATAAGATACAGCAGAGTGATTTGAATTTACCTTGTTCACTTCAAGGGAAAATCACCAATTGTTAA
- a CDS encoding radical SAM protein → MSEANQRIKVSAGTLQALGIRKSRVDATSTTAYLLSEGECQNRCSFCAQATSSQAKANVLGRISWPEQDIQSIAAKIETAYQQKRVRRTCLQVVRNPEAKQYIEEVVGAITQQSTIPICVSADINSLDEIQDLLDMGVEKVSIALDAVNPKIFQSVKGGSLEHRLKLLTTAAQYFPNRMSTHLIVGLGETEQEMVEMIDRLLQKHITIALFAFTPIKGTALQFQPAPVIGHYRRVQIALYLLMNHKTQYEHLQFDTAGKIIDFGLTKHQIVEVLLDTSGKAFETTGCDDCNRPYYNEKPGKTLYNYPYALNVEQVKQAILDAEIIDVSDLKS, encoded by the coding sequence ATGAGTGAAGCTAACCAACGGATTAAGGTTTCAGCGGGAACATTACAAGCACTTGGTATACGAAAGAGTCGTGTAGATGCAACATCTACAACTGCATATTTGTTATCAGAAGGTGAATGTCAGAATCGATGCTCCTTTTGTGCGCAAGCAACAAGCAGTCAGGCAAAAGCAAATGTATTAGGGAGAATTTCTTGGCCTGAACAGGATATCCAATCGATTGCAGCAAAGATAGAAACCGCGTATCAGCAAAAACGCGTGAGGCGTACCTGTTTGCAAGTCGTACGTAATCCTGAGGCGAAACAGTACATTGAAGAAGTTGTAGGAGCCATTACACAACAATCAACAATTCCAATATGCGTTTCTGCAGATATAAATAGCTTGGATGAAATTCAAGATTTACTAGATATGGGTGTAGAGAAAGTGAGTATTGCTTTGGATGCGGTCAATCCAAAGATTTTTCAATCAGTAAAAGGTGGCTCTTTAGAACATCGCCTCAAACTGCTAACGACTGCTGCGCAATATTTCCCGAATCGTATGAGTACCCACTTAATTGTTGGTTTAGGAGAAACTGAGCAAGAGATGGTGGAAATGATTGATAGACTCTTGCAAAAGCATATAACAATCGCATTATTTGCTTTTACACCCATTAAAGGAACGGCACTACAGTTTCAGCCTGCACCAGTAATTGGACACTATCGAAGAGTACAGATCGCCCTGTACTTATTAATGAACCACAAGACACAGTATGAACATTTACAATTCGATACCGCAGGTAAGATTATCGATTTTGGACTAACGAAACACCAAATAGTAGAGGTTTTATTGGATACGAGCGGCAAGGCGTTTGAAACGACTGGTTGTGATGATTGTAACCGACCATACTATAATGAGAAACCGGGAAAAACTTTATATAATTACCCATACGCATTAAATGTAGAGCAAGTGAAGCAAGCAATATTGGATGCGGAAATCATCGATGTTTCGGACTTGAAAAGTTAA
- a CDS encoding lipoate--protein ligase family protein → MEEWRLIIDQEPLAGSMNMAIDEAIHTLYTSVNRPTLRFYQWARPTISIGYFQFLEREIDGQALKERNMDIIRRQTGGRTVLHSNEITYSIVIPEQHAKLPPGTNDSYRKISQCLQVGFRYLQIETSWKSNVEKMHHQTSACFDTPAKYELLIDGKKIVGSAQKREAGVILQHGSIPIKNHAYDLFDVLKFESVEERKHMRKRYETKASYLEEVVLGEVSSEQVIHAFCKGFQEVFAVHLKAERLLDEEKKLALSLVANKYGTHQWNYRR, encoded by the coding sequence ATGGAAGAATGGCGGTTAATAATAGACCAGGAGCCACTTGCGGGAAGTATGAATATGGCAATTGATGAAGCGATTCATACCCTTTATACGAGTGTTAACAGACCTACTTTAAGATTTTATCAGTGGGCACGGCCAACAATTTCAATCGGATATTTTCAGTTTTTAGAGCGAGAGATTGATGGGCAAGCGCTAAAAGAGAGAAACATGGATATCATAAGAAGACAAACAGGGGGACGGACCGTCCTACATAGCAATGAAATCACCTATAGTATCGTTATACCAGAACAGCATGCGAAACTGCCCCCGGGGACGAATGATTCCTACCGAAAGATTAGCCAATGCTTGCAAGTAGGCTTTCGCTATTTACAAATAGAAACTTCGTGGAAATCTAATGTGGAAAAAATGCACCATCAGACATCTGCCTGCTTTGATACTCCAGCAAAGTATGAACTTCTCATCGATGGGAAGAAAATTGTCGGGAGCGCACAAAAGCGAGAAGCAGGAGTCATTTTACAGCATGGCTCGATACCGATAAAGAACCACGCGTATGATTTATTCGATGTGTTAAAGTTTGAATCCGTTGAAGAGCGGAAACATATGAGAAAAAGGTATGAAACAAAGGCGTCATACCTTGAAGAAGTTGTGTTAGGAGAAGTGTCTTCAGAACAAGTAATACACGCATTTTGCAAAGGATTTCAGGAGGTTTTCGCAGTGCATCTAAAGGCAGAAAGACTCTTAGATGAGGAAAAAAAGCTCGCCCTATCCCTAGTGGCAAATAAATATGGAACTCACCAATGGAATTATCGACGATAG
- the gcvT gene encoding glycine cleavage system aminomethyltransferase GcvT codes for MENLQKTPLYPLYEKYGGKIIDFHGWALPVQFQGIIDEHRAVRTAAGFFDVSHMGEIVIKGKDAERFINHLVTNEISKMRIGQALYAIMCYEHGGAIDDLIVYKLSDIEFLCVVNASNNSKDYQWMITQKETESFDVEILNQSNDIAQFAIQGPLASQILRQMTDAPIDTIKKFRFEPHLDICGTPCLVSRTGYTGEDGFEIYVKNDKALDLAEKVLQKGMPMGLLPIGLGARDTLRLEATLPLYSQELSESITPIEAGLERFVKLDKDDFIGRQALSVQKREGVNSKIIGLRMIERGIPRSGYPVCVDDKQIGYVTSGTLAPTLQEHIGLAYIVSEYASIGQTLAIEIRGKKVLAEVIELPFLKSKNK; via the coding sequence ATGGAAAACCTGCAAAAAACTCCATTATATCCACTGTATGAGAAGTATGGTGGTAAAATCATTGATTTTCACGGATGGGCATTGCCAGTTCAATTTCAAGGCATCATTGATGAACATCGGGCCGTTAGGACAGCAGCAGGGTTCTTTGATGTTTCTCACATGGGTGAAATCGTCATCAAAGGCAAAGATGCTGAAAGATTTATCAATCACCTTGTAACAAATGAAATTTCGAAAATGAGAATAGGTCAGGCATTATATGCAATTATGTGTTATGAGCATGGTGGAGCAATTGACGACCTCATTGTATATAAACTATCGGACATAGAGTTTCTATGTGTTGTCAATGCTTCAAATAATTCGAAAGACTATCAATGGATGATTACACAGAAGGAAACTGAAAGTTTCGATGTTGAAATTCTCAATCAATCCAATGATATAGCACAGTTTGCCATTCAGGGACCATTAGCAAGCCAAATCTTAAGACAAATGACGGACGCTCCTATCGATACTATTAAAAAATTCCGTTTCGAGCCACATTTAGATATATGTGGCACCCCTTGTCTTGTATCTCGCACAGGATACACTGGCGAAGACGGCTTTGAAATCTATGTAAAGAATGACAAAGCACTAGATTTAGCGGAGAAGGTATTACAAAAAGGAATGCCGATGGGGCTTTTACCGATTGGGTTAGGGGCTCGGGACACATTACGTTTAGAAGCGACTCTTCCCTTATATAGTCAAGAGCTCAGTGAATCGATTACACCAATAGAAGCTGGCCTAGAGAGGTTCGTAAAATTAGACAAAGATGATTTTATTGGTAGGCAAGCATTGTCGGTGCAGAAGCGAGAAGGTGTAAACAGTAAGATTATAGGGTTACGAATGATAGAAAGGGGAATCCCTCGATCTGGGTATCCAGTCTGTGTCGATGACAAACAGATTGGTTATGTGACGTCAGGCACCCTAGCCCCGACACTACAAGAACATATAGGTCTTGCTTATATTGTCAGTGAATATGCGAGCATTGGTCAAACCCTAGCCATCGAAATCCGCGGTAAAAAAGTTCTAGCAGAGGTTATTGAACTACCATTTTTGAAATCTAAAAACAAATAA
- a CDS encoding chemotaxis protein CheW, with translation MPNTAAKLNDGFQNSRSEFNKEGNEPQFVTFQIGQEEYGIDIMLVQEIIRYERPTKVFNANPSIKGVMNFRGNVIPIIDMRKKFNLPKSEYDEHTVVIVIEVNQKTLGMIVDRVSDIISFPVKDIQYVDREFAEDMMTEHLKGMAKTGKRIIMLLDPLRVMSFEEYKQLKEVSLSSCNSVSEESDEE, from the coding sequence ATGCCGAATACTGCAGCTAAGCTAAATGACGGGTTCCAAAATTCTCGTTCTGAGTTTAACAAAGAAGGTAATGAACCGCAATTTGTAACGTTTCAGATTGGTCAAGAAGAATATGGTATCGATATCATGCTAGTGCAAGAAATCATCCGCTATGAGCGACCGACTAAAGTGTTTAACGCGAATCCATCGATTAAAGGTGTTATGAACTTCCGCGGGAATGTCATACCAATCATCGATATGCGCAAGAAGTTTAACCTCCCGAAAAGTGAGTATGATGAGCATACAGTCGTAATCGTTATTGAAGTAAATCAGAAAACCTTAGGGATGATTGTTGACCGCGTTTCAGATATTATTAGTTTCCCAGTCAAAGATATTCAGTATGTTGATCGAGAGTTTGCCGAAGATATGATGACTGAACATCTAAAGGGAATGGCGAAAACAGGGAAGAGAATCATAATGCTACTAGATCCTCTTCGAGTGATGTCTTTTGAAGAATACAAACAATTAAAAGAAGTTTCACTGAGTAGTTGTAATTCCGTGTCTGAAGAATCAGATGAAGAGTAA
- a CDS encoding YqhG family protein, which produces MTFSTDHFVKRYFEAVKSEIISDKSDPIFSVKLPVDVDKELIHRPYYWMYLDSLGQQPEPTVMHFAFDPKVDPPEDKSDCELITMGSIRFHNILNSARRRGKIGRLYQYFPPKSRLSRSTLRPYLLMNMRVSLLADKTQDHLYSLGINMQTGQLFRNFYNNITMFPLSEVKPHDSLLQEPTITYEKAFTMMEEDLCNYVTEIDHKWAKQASQVMMEEIGQIESYFDTQLEEKQKSLQDLLLDEQRLPDYKDLQEELEVLNFEKKQRIDEVKWQFSPRVEISPYSIVLIFMV; this is translated from the coding sequence TTGACATTCTCAACTGATCATTTTGTGAAACGATATTTCGAAGCAGTGAAATCAGAAATTATCAGTGATAAAAGCGATCCTATCTTTTCTGTAAAATTACCTGTAGATGTTGATAAGGAGTTAATTCACCGCCCCTATTATTGGATGTACTTAGACTCCTTAGGACAACAACCAGAACCTACTGTTATGCATTTTGCCTTTGACCCAAAGGTCGACCCACCAGAAGATAAAAGTGACTGTGAGCTCATTACGATGGGTTCCATTCGGTTTCATAATATATTAAACTCTGCCAGAAGAAGAGGAAAAATCGGCAGGTTGTATCAGTATTTCCCACCAAAATCGCGACTGAGTCGCTCAACCCTTCGTCCGTACTTACTAATGAATATGAGAGTTTCATTACTTGCAGACAAGACACAAGATCATTTATATTCTTTAGGAATAAACATGCAAACCGGGCAGCTTTTTCGGAATTTCTATAATAATATTACGATGTTCCCATTAAGTGAAGTGAAGCCCCATGATAGTCTATTGCAAGAACCTACTATCACTTATGAGAAAGCTTTCACTATGATGGAAGAAGACCTATGTAATTACGTGACTGAGATTGATCATAAATGGGCTAAGCAAGCAAGCCAAGTGATGATGGAAGAAATCGGGCAAATTGAAAGCTATTTCGATACACAGCTAGAAGAAAAGCAAAAATCCCTTCAGGATTTATTGTTAGATGAGCAGCGCTTACCTGATTATAAAGATTTGCAGGAGGAATTAGAGGTATTAAATTTCGAAAAGAAGCAAAGAATTGATGAAGTAAAATGGCAATTCAGTCCACGCGTTGAAATTAGCCCGTACTCGATTGTTTTAATATTTATGGTGTAG
- the gcvH gene encoding glycine cleavage system protein GcvH has protein sequence MSEVKVGLTYSKQHEWVLQMEGNIVKIGISDYAQNSLGDIVFVELPEVGRVVNAGETVGVVESVKAVSDIYIPLSGTILAVNQTLEDQPELLNESPYELGWICELEMSDVSELNSLLQAEEYQELTKEEV, from the coding sequence ATGAGTGAAGTGAAGGTAGGTCTTACATACAGCAAACAGCATGAGTGGGTGTTACAAATGGAAGGCAATATAGTCAAAATTGGAATTTCTGATTATGCTCAAAATTCGTTAGGTGATATTGTATTTGTTGAACTTCCAGAGGTAGGCCGAGTCGTGAATGCGGGCGAAACAGTTGGTGTCGTAGAGTCTGTTAAAGCAGTTTCTGATATTTATATTCCACTGAGTGGCACAATACTTGCGGTGAATCAAACGCTAGAGGATCAGCCAGAGTTATTAAATGAATCGCCCTATGAATTAGGATGGATATGTGAGCTTGAGATGTCGGATGTTTCGGAGCTTAATTCCTTATTGCAGGCAGAAGAGTACCAGGAGCTTACGAAAGAGGAGGTATAA